Proteins encoded in a region of the Triticum dicoccoides isolate Atlit2015 ecotype Zavitan chromosome 3A, WEW_v2.0, whole genome shotgun sequence genome:
- the LOC119272228 gene encoding probable LRR receptor-like serine/threonine-protein kinase At1g06840, whose product MARSGGFPYAAILLILCIFQMTVVRGQSTHPIEANALNAIKARELFKMNLSGTLAPEIGLLSQLRNLNFMWNNLTGNIPKEIGNITTLNLIALNGNQLSGSLPDEIGYLKNLNRLQIDQNQISGPIPKSFANLTSIKHLHMNNNSLSGQIPSELSRLPELLHLLVDANNLSGPLPPKLAETRSLKIIQADNNNFSGSSIPNAYNNIRTLLKLSLRNCSLQGFIPDLSGVPELGYLDLSWNQLTGSIAVDRLASNITTIDLSHNFLNGTIPANFSGLPNLQFLNFESNSLDTIPAAFEPPKAVIILISGNPVCDNPARAAGLCQPKFVSEAPSGQGPQVSIDCASCPMDKNYEYNPLSPIPCICAAPLRVGFRLKSPGISDFRSYKKAFEMDSTSVLNLSIYQLYIERYTWEAGPRLNMHLKLFPNNTNLFTMLEVVRLRQLLAGWEITLLDIFGPYELLNFTLGSYADEFPEEVPTGLKKGTLAGILAGTIIGAIAVSVVATFFIMRRRSKCRIVLRPSILSRLSIKVDGVRSFTLEEMATATNNFNDSAEIGLGGYGKVYKGNLADGATVAIKRAHEDSLQGSNEFVTEIELLSRLHHRNLVSLIGYCDEEVEQMLVYEFMPNGTLRDHLSETCKQPLNFSQRLNVALGAAKGILYLHTEADPPIFHRDVKTTNILLDSKFIAKVADFGLSKLAPIPDVEGTLAEHISTVVKGTPGYLDPEYFLTNKLTEKSDVYSLGVVLLELLTGMKPIQFGKNIVREVKAAYQSGDISRIIDSRMSWCPPEFATRFLLLALKCCQDDTDARPYMADIARELDDIRSALPGGEDLLSVTSMETGSLVTLTPSTSNSIITITEEHFDLSHTSGSGLMDSGVPSRMAVTPR is encoded by the exons ATGGCTAGATCTGGAGGGTTCCCGTATGCAGCAATCCTGCTTATTCTGTGCATTTTCCAGATGACAGTTGTAAGGGGACAAAGCACTCACCCTATTGAAG CAAATGCTCTCAATGCTATCAAAGCCAG GGAGTTGTTTAAGATGAATCTTTCTGGAACTTTGGCACCAGAGATTGGTCTCCTGTCTCAGCTGAGAAACTT GAATTTTATGTGGAACAATTTGACTGGTAACATCCCGAAAGAGATAGGCAATATAACAACACTCAATCTTAT AGCTTTAAATGGTAATCAACTATCTGGTTCCCTACCAGATGAGATTGGCTATCTGAAGAACTTAAATAGATTGCAAATCGACCAAAATCAAATATCTGGACCCATACCTAAGTCGTTTGCTAATTTAACAAGCATAAAACATCT TCACATGAACAATAATTCATTAAGTGGGCAAATTCCATCTGAGTTGTCCAGATTGCCTGAGCTCCTTCATTT GCTTGTGGATGCCAATAATTTGTCTGGACCTCTTCCTCCAAAATTAGCGGAGACACGTAGTTTGAAAATCAT TCAGGCTGATAATAATAACTTCAGTGGAAGTTCCATCCCTAATGCATACAACAACATAAGGACACTTTTAAAGCT GAGTCTTAGAAATTGCAGTTTGCAAGGATTTATTCCCGATCTGAGTGGTGTACCTGAACTTGGCTATTT GGATCTTAGCTGGAACCAACTGACAGGATCTATAGCAGTTGATAGACTTGCTTCAAATATCACCACGAT CGATTTATCACATAACTTTCTGAATGGAACTATTCCGGCAAACTTCTCCGGGCTGCCTAATCTTCAATTCTT GAACTTTGAAAGCAACTCCCTTGACACAATTCCAGCTGCATTTGAGCCTCCAAAAGCTGTCATTATACT GATTTCTGGAAACCCTGTATGTGACAATCCAGCTCGAGCAGCGGGACTTTGTCAACCCAAATTTGTAAGTGAAGCACCATCTGGACAGGGACCACAAGTTAGTATAGACTGTGCTTCTTGCCCGATGgataaaaattatgaatacaacCCATTATCCCCTATACCTTGCATTTGTGCCGCGCCTCTCAGAGTTGGATTTCGGCTGAAGAGTCCAGGGATCTCGGACTTCCGCTCCTACAAAAAAGCCTTTGAGATGGACTCAACCTCTGTACTGAACCTGAGTATATACCAACTATACATTGAGCGGTACACATGGGAGGCTGGTCCAAGGCTGAATATGCATTTGAAGTTATTCCCCAATAACACCAATTTATTCACTATGTTGGAAGTTGTGCGGCTCAGACAATTACTTGCTGGATGGGAGATTACTCTGTTAGACATTTTCGGTCCTTACGAGCTTCTCAATTTCACGCTTGGTTCCTATGCAGATG AATTCCCAGAAGAGGTGCCAACAGGTTTAAAAAAGGGCACACTAGCTGGGATTTTGGCAGGAACAATTATTGGTGCTATTGCAGTTTCTGTGGTTGCAACATTTTTTATAATGAGAAGACGCTCAAAATGTCGAATAGTTTTGAGGCCTTCAA TACTGTCGAGGCTTTCTATCAAGGTTGATGGTGTGAGATCCTTCACGTTGGAAGAAATGGCTACAGCAACAAATAATTTCAATGATTCAGCTGAAATTGGTCTGGGAGGTTATGGAAAAGTCTATAAAGGAAATTTAGCTGATGGGGCAACTGTTGCAATCAAACGAGCACATGAAGATTCTCTCCAAGGTTCAAATGAATTTGTCACGGAAATAGAATTGCTGTCAAGATTGCATCATCGTAATTTGGTATCTCTAATTGGCTATTGTGATGAAGAAGTTGAACAG ATGCTGGTGTATGAATTCATGCCAAATGGCACTCTACGTGATCATCTTTCTG AAACTTGTAAACAACCTCTGAACTTTTCTCAGAGGTTGAATGTTGCGTTGGGCGCTGCAAAGGGAATCCTCTATCTACACACCGAGGCAGATCCTCCTATATTTCACCGTGACGTTAAGACCACCAACATTTTATTGGACTCCAAGTTCATAGCGAAGGTGGCTGACTTTGGTCTTTCAAAGCTTGCTCCGATCCCGGATGTTGAAGGAACATTGGCAGAACATATCTCCACTGTTGTTAAGGGCACTCCG GGCTATCTTGATCCAGAATACTTCCTAACAAATAAGCTGACAGAAAAAAGTGATGTCTATAGCCTTGGTGTTGTGCTTCTTGAACTATTGACCGGAATGAAGCCAATCCAGTTCGGTAAAAACATTGTTAGAGAG GTTAAGGCAGCTTACCAATCGGGAGACATTTCTAGGATCATTGATAGCCGAATGTCTTGGTGCCCTCCGGAATTCGCCACGAGGTTCCTCTTGCTAGCCCTGAAGTGCTGCCAAGACGACACCGACGCGAGGCCTTACATGGCCGACATCGCCAGGGAGCTCGATGACATCCGTAGTGCTCTACCTGGAGGAGAAGACCTCCTATCTGTAACCTCCATGGAGACGGGCTCCTTGGTCACACTGACTCCATCTACATCGAATTCCATCATAACGATCACCGAAGAGCATTTCGATTTGTCCCACACCTCCGGCAGTGGCCTTATGGACAGCGGCGTCCCTTCCAGGATGGCGGTGACTCCTCGTTAG